The following proteins come from a genomic window of Pseudomonas sp. WJP1:
- a CDS encoding zinc-dependent peptidase encodes MWSLGAWRRRRILAKHPIADDMWQRVRHHLRFLDGISAAEDQWLREACVLFLQDKHLTALPGVELHQEQRLLLAAQAQLPLLHLGDLNWYQGFHEIILYPDDFLSPQRHRDASGVEHEWDGEHSGEAWQQGPIILAWPGVMASGGWEGYNLVIHELAHKLDMLNGDANGLPPLHTDMRVSDWARVMQQAYDDLDRQLERNPDAESAIDPYAAENPAEFFAVTSEYFFSAPDLLHEAYPQVYGQLKLFYRQDPLARLRQLLAENPVYQAHD; translated from the coding sequence ATGTGGTCCCTTGGCGCCTGGCGACGCCGGCGCATCCTGGCCAAGCACCCGATAGCCGACGACATGTGGCAGCGGGTGCGCCATCACCTGCGTTTTCTGGATGGCATCAGTGCCGCCGAAGACCAGTGGCTGCGCGAAGCCTGCGTACTCTTTCTGCAGGACAAGCACCTGACCGCCCTGCCCGGGGTAGAGCTGCATCAGGAACAACGCCTGCTGCTCGCCGCCCAGGCGCAACTGCCGCTGCTGCATCTGGGTGACCTGAACTGGTATCAGGGCTTTCACGAAATCATTCTCTACCCCGACGACTTCCTCAGCCCCCAGCGCCATCGTGACGCCAGTGGGGTCGAACACGAATGGGATGGCGAGCACAGCGGCGAAGCCTGGCAGCAAGGGCCGATCATCCTGGCCTGGCCCGGCGTCATGGCCAGCGGCGGCTGGGAAGGCTACAACCTGGTGATCCACGAACTGGCGCACAAGCTCGACATGCTCAATGGCGACGCCAACGGCCTGCCCCCGCTGCACACGGACATGCGGGTCAGCGACTGGGCCAGGGTCATGCAGCAAGCCTACGATGACCTCGACCGCCAACTGGAGCGCAACCCGGACGCCGAGTCCGCCATCGATCCGTACGCCGCGGAAAACCCGGCCGAGTTCTTCGCCGTCACCAGCGAATACTTCTTCAGTGCCCCGGATTTGCTGCACGAGGCTTATCCACAGGTCTACGGGCAACTCAAGCTGTTCTATCGCCAGGATCCACTGGCAAGGCTGCGGCAACTTCTGGCCGAAAACCCGGTCTATCAGGCACACGACTAA
- a CDS encoding DedA family protein, with protein MDFNPLDLVLHLDVYLDLLVTNYGPWIYAILFLVIFCETGLVVMPFLPGDSLLFIAGAVAAGGGMDPVLLGGLLMLAAILGDSTNYIIGRTAGERLFSNPNSKIFRRDYLQQTHDFYDKHGGKTVTLARFLPIIRTFAPFVAGVAKMPYPRFFAFSVLGTILWVGGLVTLGYFFGNVPFIKSNLSLLVVGIILLSLVPMIIGVVRSRLGGSNSKTASR; from the coding sequence ATGGATTTCAACCCGCTCGATCTCGTCCTGCATCTCGATGTCTACCTCGATTTGCTGGTCACCAACTACGGGCCATGGATCTACGCCATTCTGTTTCTGGTGATCTTCTGTGAAACCGGCCTGGTGGTCATGCCCTTCCTACCGGGCGATTCACTGCTGTTCATCGCTGGCGCCGTCGCGGCCGGTGGCGGCATGGACCCGGTGCTGCTGGGCGGTTTGCTGATGCTCGCGGCGATTCTCGGTGACAGCACCAACTACATCATCGGACGAACGGCGGGCGAACGATTGTTCAGCAACCCGAACTCGAAGATCTTCCGGCGCGACTACCTGCAGCAAACCCACGACTTCTATGACAAACACGGCGGCAAAACCGTGACCCTGGCGCGTTTCCTGCCGATCATCCGTACCTTTGCCCCCTTCGTCGCCGGCGTCGCAAAAATGCCTTACCCGCGTTTCTTCGCCTTCAGCGTGCTGGGCACGATTCTCTGGGTCGGTGGCCTGGTGACCCTGGGTTACTTCTTCGGCAACGTCCCCTTCATCAAATCGAACCTGTCGCTGCTGGTGGTCGGCATTATCCTGCTGTCGCTGGTACCAATGATCATTGGCGTTGTGCGCAGCCGTCTTGGCGGTTCGAACTCCAAAACCGCCTCGCGCTGA
- the ppa gene encoding inorganic diphosphatase, with translation MSYSKIPAGKDLPNDIYVAIEIPANHAPIKYEIDKDSDCLFVDRFMATPMFYPANYGYIPNTLADDGDPLDVLVVTPYPVAPGSVIRARPVGILNMTDDGGGDAKVIAVPHDKLSQLYVDVKEYTDLPALLIQQIEHFFANYKDLEKGKWVKIEGWAGADAARDAITKSVAAYKG, from the coding sequence ATGAGCTACAGCAAGATTCCGGCTGGCAAAGACCTGCCGAACGACATCTACGTCGCGATCGAGATTCCGGCCAACCACGCGCCGATCAAGTACGAAATCGACAAAGACAGCGATTGCCTGTTCGTTGACCGTTTCATGGCCACCCCAATGTTCTACCCGGCCAACTACGGTTACATCCCGAACACCCTGGCTGACGACGGTGATCCCCTGGACGTGCTGGTCGTAACCCCTTACCCGGTTGCTCCAGGTTCCGTGATCCGCGCCCGTCCGGTCGGCATCCTGAACATGACCGACGACGGCGGCGGCGATGCCAAAGTCATCGCTGTACCACACGACAAGCTGTCCCAGCTGTACGTCGACGTGAAGGAATACACCGATCTGCCAGCCCTGCTGATCCAGCAGATCGAGCACTTCTTCGCGAACTACAAAGATCTCGAAAAAGGCAAATGGGTGAAGATCGAAGGCTGGGCCGGTGCAGATGCCGCCCGCGACGCGATCACCAAGTCGGTTGCCGCCTATAAAGGCTAA
- a CDS encoding S24 family peptidase, translating into MKKNTSGPRFKALLEAANITTTGFAEFLDTAPQNVHNWYTRGVPAHCMEEVARKLSVNSEWLKTGEGSKDARHLRLVDDTGYTFDAQAIRGIYTVVEPTDIELPFYKEVITAPGSNKTHVIEDREQCLRLPRSHLDSLEINHTDAIAAAMIGNSMAEKIDDGSTLAIDRGLTQIIDGEIYAIEHDGMLRIKYLHRLPGNSLRLRSHNRADYPDEIFRPAQIEEQNIRVLGWVFWWSTLNKRRPPLPFL; encoded by the coding sequence ATGAAAAAGAACACTAGCGGCCCCCGGTTTAAAGCGCTCCTTGAAGCAGCGAACATCACGACAACAGGATTTGCCGAATTCCTGGATACGGCTCCGCAAAATGTACACAACTGGTACACCCGCGGTGTCCCCGCCCATTGCATGGAAGAAGTCGCCAGGAAACTCTCGGTCAACAGCGAGTGGCTGAAAACCGGCGAAGGCTCGAAAGACGCCAGGCACCTGCGCCTGGTCGACGACACCGGCTACACCTTCGACGCCCAGGCGATCCGTGGCATCTACACGGTGGTTGAACCCACCGACATCGAATTGCCCTTCTACAAGGAAGTGATCACGGCCCCCGGCTCCAACAAGACCCACGTCATCGAAGACCGTGAACAATGCCTGCGCCTGCCCCGCAGCCACCTCGACTCCCTGGAAATCAATCACACCGACGCCATCGCCGCCGCCATGATCGGCAACAGCATGGCCGAGAAAATCGATGATGGCTCCACCCTCGCGATCGATCGCGGGCTGACCCAGATTATCGATGGCGAAATCTACGCGATCGAACATGACGGCATGTTGCGCATCAAATACCTGCACCGACTGCCGGGCAACTCCCTGCGCTTGCGCAGCCATAACCGCGCGGATTACCCGGACGAAATCTTCAGGCCCGCACAAATTGAAGAACAGAACATCAGGGTACTGGGCTGGGTGTTCTGGTGGTCGACCCTGAATAAACGACGGCCACCGCTACCGTTCCTGTAA
- a CDS encoding GNAT family N-acetyltransferase — protein MRIIQATLEHLDLLTPLFVKYREFYGSLAYPDSSRAFLEKRLRRKESVIYLALSDDDSNKLLGFCQLYPSFSSLSLKRVWILNDIYVAEESRRQLVADNLIRTAKKMAKETNAVRMRVSTSSNNEVAQKTYESIGFKEDTEFKNYVLPISDEL, from the coding sequence ATGCGGATTATTCAAGCGACCCTCGAACACCTGGACCTGCTCACCCCATTGTTCGTCAAATATCGCGAGTTCTATGGCTCCCTGGCATACCCGGACTCGTCCCGGGCGTTCCTCGAGAAACGCCTGCGACGCAAGGAATCAGTGATTTACCTGGCCCTGTCCGATGATGACAGCAACAAACTGTTGGGCTTCTGTCAGCTGTACCCAAGCTTCTCTTCGCTTTCGCTGAAACGCGTGTGGATCCTCAATGACATCTACGTTGCCGAGGAGTCTCGCCGCCAGTTGGTGGCCGACAACCTGATCCGCACCGCGAAGAAAATGGCCAAGGAAACCAACGCCGTGCGCATGCGCGTGTCCACCAGCAGCAACAATGAAGTGGCGCAGAAAACCTATGAATCCATCGGATTCAAGGAAGACACCGAGTTCAAGAACTACGTGTTGCCGATCAGCGACGAGTTGTAA